Proteins found in one Aspergillus chevalieri M1 DNA, chromosome 2, nearly complete sequence genomic segment:
- the SPA2 gene encoding putative cell polarity protein (COG:S;~EggNog:ENOG410PK5B;~InterPro:IPR039892,IPR013724;~PFAM:PF08518), whose product MSPVSVDGSDWSGINGYQKSEPPFSPTFSNRSNLATPPTSGVPSGSLGPNGMNGNSSALSNGGSSGRLSDSGNPSPPSSVAGARSSDGFGDQRGRRYKQMEEVLGQHYSVLKRFLQGPYRDDRSSKSNKARDKLLRLSPTQFHELSTDVYDELLRRQQAMPSPGRPPRSDIPPYLLPREDFHEKRNQARQKLASLQHTRFRDLATDVFCELERRFPQFPERESRRASPAPSFRGRPSNGYGTPNGYPPPPGARRSQSRGPSRMGRGYSSGGPGSPMSGGFPPRQGSLGGPPPGPNGEPAPLPKAFQSNTIVPNKSTMVEDDDDAIGTEDDFDARSDAFGLEGVLSRRGTTTTMGDGERRLLADTQTHASTLQEKVEALEELVRIKDEQLAKYQNGQDKSQATDTERQEWDGLKSELESKISKAEDLNSSLQLELEKVRAEQDTVEKDLRSQLDASRQGSGDSDLQSRFADLETRHKKLQTELQEQQQVTEEVRREASTFLMEMRTLSEQSHANWEREEQLSNNVHRLEEEVKEWKTRYAKAKTQLRHLRASSVGISDSRPDVSSTVAKDHELMQEHGLIKDVHVTKFQISIDELLRIARYDEHRLVMQQVKMVVISVRYILQDVQAAPEDKLRTKATRKVSATANNLITASKNFANSSGLSPVSLLDAAASHLSTAVIEIIHLVKIRASPADELEDVDVEEDISMSQLKSPGYFSVAPSQSRFSNNESIYSAIRPPSEQSRGLSNSNIALSDNETNGVSNGVIAEPRFNYATTNDHELQEVKLYVEDQAEGLVQSIQSLVASIRAEADFSTINTHITSISSIVTNVNSSTEHLIHKPDVNPALRERSGPIIQNLDYHRGRLMDTAAEGEHVPSFEQFREVTNKLPPIAFEIARETKELVQRLNPMQYEEEDDFR is encoded by the exons ATGGATTTGGGGACCAGCGGGGTCGGAGATATAAGCAGATGGAGGAGGTTCTGGGGCAGCATTATTCGGTTCTGAAGAGGTTCTTGCAAGGGCCGTATCGGGATGATCGGTCGAGCAAGTCGAACAAGGCGCGGGATAAGTTGCTTAGGTTATCGCCGACTCAGTTTCATGAACTTAGTACCGATGTCTACGATGAGTTGCTGCGTCGGCAGCAGGCTATGCCGTCCCCCGGGAGACCTCCGCGTTCTGATATTCCCCCTTACCTGCTGCCGCGAGAAGATTTCCACGAGAAGCGCAATCAGGCCAGACAGAAACTGGCGTCCCTCCAACACACGAGATTTAGGGACCTAGCGACAGATGTGTTTTGCGAACTAGAGCGTCGGTTTCCTCAATTTCCGGAGAGAGAATCCCGTCGCGCAAGTCCAGCGCCGAGTTTCCGCGGCCGTCCGTCAAATGGATATGGAACTCCGAATGGCTATCCTCCACCACCCGGTGCACGGCGGTCGCAGTCCCGCGGCCCAAGTCGCATGGGACGTGGCTATTCCTCTGGTGGTCCGGGTAGCCCGATGAGTGGTGGATTTCCTCCGCGCCAGGGGTCACTTGGTGGTCCGCCGCCGGGTCCCAATGGAGAGCCCGCGCCGTTGCCGAAAGCCTTCCAGAGTAACACAATTGTGCCGAATAAGAGTACCATGgtggaggatgatgacgatgcaATTGGTACGGAAGATGATTTCGATGCGCGGAGCGATGCTTTTGGGCTGGAGGGTGTCTTAAGCAGGAGAGGTACCACTACGACAATGGGTGATGGGGAGAGAAGGTTGTTGGCTGATACTCAGACGCATGCCTCAACGTTGCAGGAGAAAGTAGAGGCGCTGGAGGAGCTAGTTCGGATAAAGGATGAGCAATTGGCCAAGTACCAGAACGGCCAGGACAAGTCTCAG GCCACCGATACAGAACGGCAAGAATGGGATGGACTGAAGTCGGAGCTGGAGAGCAAGATCTCCAAGGCAGAGGACTTGAACAGCTCTCTTCAGCTTGAACTGGAGAAGGTCCGCGCGGAACAGGACACCGTGGAAAAGGACCTTCGAAGCCAGCTCGACGCATCACGGCAGGGCTCCGGCGACTCTGACCTGCAATCTCGGTTTGCAGATCTAGAGACCCGGCATAAAAAGCTACAGACCGAACTGCAGGAACAGCAACAAGTTACAGAAGAAGTCAGACGGGAGGCATCGACATTCCTCATGGAAATGAGAACACTGTCAGAACAAAGCCATGCGAACTGGGAACGCGAAGAACAACTGTCCAACAACGTTCATCGACTGGAGGAAGAAGTCAAGGAATGGAAGACCCGATACGCCAAGGCCAAGACACAACTGCGGCACCTTCGCGCCTCGTCTGTTGGTATCTCGGATTCTCGCCCGGACGTTAGCAGCACCGTGGCCAAGGACCATGAGTTAATGCAGGAGCACgggttgatcaaggatgtaCACGTGACAAAATTCCAGATCTCCATCGACGAATTGCTGCGGATTGCGCGGTATGACGAGCACCGCTTGGTCATGCAGCAGGTCAAGATGGTTGTCATTTCCGTCCGGTACATCCTGCAAGATGTGCAAGCGGCTCCAGAAGACAAGCTGCGTACCAAGGCTACGCGCAAGGTCTCTGCGACTGccaacaacctcatcacggcGTCGAAGAACTTTGCCAACTCGAGTGGTCTTTCTCCTGTGTCATTGTTGGATGCAGCTGCCTCGCATCTGTCGACGGCTGTTATTGAGATTATCCACCTTGTTAAGATCCGGGCCAGTCCGGCGGATGAGCTGGAGGATGTCGATGTCGAAGAGGATATCAGCATGTCGCAGCTGAAATCACCGGGTTATTTCAGCGTGGCGCCTAGCCAGAGCAGGTTCAGCAATAACGAGTCGATTTACAGTGCCATTCGTCCTCCGTCTGAGCAGTCTCGTGGTCTGTCGAATTCGAATATCGCGTTGTCGGATAATGAGACGAATGGGGTTTCGAATGGAGTGATAGCTGAGCCGAGGTTCAATTATGCTACTACTAACGACCATGAACTTCAGGAAGTCAAG CTCTACGTCGAAGACCAAGCAGAAGGACTCGTCCAATCGATCCAATCCCTCGTCGCCAGCATCCGCGCCGAAGCAGACTTCTCCACCATCAACACTCACATCACTTCCATCTCCTCGATAGTAACGAACGTCAACTCGTCGACAGAGCACCTAATCCACAAACCCGACGTGAACCCTGCCCTCCGTGAACGCTCGGGTCCTATCATTCAGAACTTGGACTACCACCGTGGTCGTCTCATGGACACGGCCGCGGAGGGAGAACATGTTCCTAGCTTTGAGCAATTCCGCGAGGTCACAAACAAGCTCCCGCCTATTGCGTTTGAGATTGCGCGGGAGACGAAGGAATTGGTGCAGCGGTTGAATCCGATGCAgtatgaggaagaggatgatttCCGGTGA
- the cyp4 gene encoding peptidyl-prolyl cis-trans isomerase (COG:O;~EggNog:ENOG410PM2G;~InterPro:IPR029000,IPR020892,IPR002130;~PFAM:PF00160;~go_function: GO:0003755 - peptidyl-prolyl cis-trans isomerase activity [Evidence IEA];~go_process: GO:0000413 - protein peptidyl-prolyl isomerization [Evidence IEA];~go_process: GO:0006457 - protein folding [Evidence IEA]) gives MFSRGLRSITTITPPCSSSSLRPLSSILNCNQPSFLSLRKFSNSTAAMSADTKAFFDVQYAPVGSSTPKTGRIVFNLFDSVVPKTARNFRELCQAPQGQGYKGSSFHRIIPQFMLQGGDFTRGNGTGGKSIYGEKFADENFQLKHTKPGILSMANAGPNTNGSQFFITTVVTSWLDGKHVVFGEVADEESYKIVKEIEAVGSSTGSVRSAVKPTIVDAGAL, from the exons ATGTTTTCCCGCGGCCTAAGGTCAATAACCACCATCACCCCACCTTGCTCGTCCTCGTCTCTTCGTCCCCTCTCCTCCATCCTCAATTGCAACCAGCCTTCTTTCTTGTCTCTTCGCAAATTCTCCAACTCCACCGCCGCTATGTCTGCTGATACCAAGGCTTTCTTCGACGTCCAGTACGCCCCTGTGGGCTCTAGCACCC CCAAGACTGGCCGCATCGTCTTCAACCTCTTCGACAGCGTCGTCCCCAAGACCGCCCGCAACTTCCGTGAGCTCTGCCAGGCTCCCCAGGGCCAGGGTTACAAGGGCTCTTCTTTCCACCGTATCATCCCCCAGTTCATGCTCCAGGGTGGTGACTTTACCCGCGGCAAC GGCACCGGTGGCAAGTCTATCTACGGTGAGAAGTTCGCCGACGAGAACTTCCAGCTCAAGCACACCAAGCCTGGTATCCTCTCCATGGCCAACGCTGGTCCCAACAC CAACGGCTCTCAGTTCTTCATCACCACCGTTGTGACCTCTTGGTTGGACGGCAAGCACGTCGTTTTCGGTGAGGTCGCTGACGAAGAGTCGTACAAGATCGTcaaggagattgaggctGTTGGCAGCAGCACCGGCTCTGTCCGCTCTGCTGTCAAGCCCACCATTGTCGACGCTGGTGCTCTGTAA